From the Theileria parva strain Muguga chromosome 3 map unlocalized ctg_531, whole genome shotgun sequence genome, one window contains:
- a CDS encoding SVSP family protein, with protein sequence MYIYTLLFIIILCVDSVDDLDNNSGNIPQEHSVQTNANQTDGDSVVSRNIIERGLGHIVYGSYGSESINTTQQSDTDGSVEQPSGSEENTKLVGTGDDGSKSGSEHEDDEDEQDKDDEEDEDDEDDENFDVREVSGDADVESGKDEPIKGIQSALGEINPELASTEFVGLDDKGNSFPMDNTHYYVTSESFSEIKFELVSKLIQIKHKKKTVWDHEKGAKHPESIIYKKLSEIFIVIFEDIFISCKCVNGNWKIKKNRVPRVRLFNVNYTNKLCQIETSIYKTEYSEYNQVKLCIGKNLMCTMIKVEEQVLWEKKYNERYPIFVICHGDKKISVAFKRVTYIYICQNGIWIFEKSVKIRRR encoded by the coding sequence atgtacatatatacacttttattcataataattCTTTGTGTTGATTCTGTTGATGATTtagataataatagtgGAAATATACCCCAGGAGCATAGTGTTCAAACTAATGCTAATCAAACTGATGGAGATTCAGTAGTCTCTAGAAATATTATAGAACGTGGTCTAGGGCATATTGTATATGGATCATATGGATCAGAATCAATTAACACAACACAACAAAGTGACACTGATGGATCAGTAGAACAACCAAGTGGATCTGAAGAAAATACTAAACTTGTTGGTACAGGAGATGATGGTAGTAAATCTGGATCAGAACATGAAGACGATGAAGACGAGCAAGACAAGGATGATGAGGAAGATGAGGATGATGAGGATGATGAGAATTTCGATGTAAGAGAGGTTAGTGGTGATGCTGATGTAGAATCTGGAAAAGATGAACCTATAAAGGGAATTCAAAGTGCCCTTGGAGAAATAAATCCAGAATTAGCTTCTACTGAATTTGTAGGATTAGATGATAAAGGTAATTCCTTTCCAATGGataatacacattattatgtAACCAGCGAAAGTTTTTCcgaaattaaatttgaactggtttctaaattaatacaaataaaacATAAGAAAAAAACAGTGTGGGACCATGAAAAAGGTGCAAAGCATCCAGAATcgataatatataaaaaattatcagaaatttttattgtCATCTTTGAagatatttttatttcatgCAAATGTGTTAATGGAAATTGGAAGATAAAAAAAAATAGAGTACCACGAGTCAGGTTATTCAACGTgaattatacaaataaattgtGTCAAATAGAAACGTCAATATATAAAACCGAATATTCAGAATATAATCAGGTTAAACTATGTATTGGAAAGAATTTAATGTGTACAATGATTAAAGTTGAAGAACAAGTACTTTGGgaaaaaaaatataatgaaAGATATCcaatttttgttatttgtCACGgtgataaaaaaatatcaGTAGCCTTTAAAAGAGtaacatatatttatatatgtcAAAATGGTATCTggatttttgaaaaaagtGTAAAGATACGAAGGCGATAG
- a CDS encoding putative integral membrane protein codes for MNKHVTYTYVLIHILIGYAICADKLNKLQPDVTNDDDDIDGENYDLVVKELETLLDDGEDYDSKKISKEVEEIFDEDDESSDDSSDEIVREIQKIIEDNIDEPSSALEQDSRNLSPSRSPFNFTSYQPTITAVTVQSSDAPVSSSEPQVVQQQSPQLFIPIIPTPTNFIHPQLYRPPYSPRLPTNFMPNISSGPYGLQILPRYPPPFTWSPRYLIPSYQKYPYQQHAGGTGVSDKPSQPSEPTESQTQPQTSDKPTEPSGTDQQLQPEHIQVEVGSDDEEPEEGAVGGAGGGDEEEKDGKRRKKRVEKLSTFLPEVRKCDKITFMKKTDTEGLIKMIWKDFYVSGCGLNITKYSFIADLEQLICDDEVIYERKPGKPYYRSVCYNNQLGSFVFESKGGLLLLRYTKGKWKPNKYKHRCPFKLFTTSDGDGNSVELTHDDYCVDVGTNGTIRYRFCNSIKCTKVMLGEELVWEKGVNEEHPLGLCTSYNGKVVLYFDGYNTIFGKRYKKYAVLSSGKEGK; via the coding sequence atgaataaacATGTAACTTACACATATGTGCTAATACACATACTAATTGGATATGCAATATGTGCAGATAAGCTAAACAAATTACAGCCTGATGTTACTAACGATGATGACGATATTGATGGTGAAAATTATGATTTAGTGGTAAAAGAACTAGAAACACTACTTGACGATGGAGAAGATTATGATTCGaaaaaaatatcaaaagAAGTAGAAGAAATATTtgatgaagatgatgagTCGTCTGATGATAGTTCTGATGAGATTGTAAGAgaaatacaaaaaataattgaagaTAATATCGATGAACCTTCAAGTGCATTAGAACAAGATTCACGTAATCTAAGTCCGTCACGATCACCTTTCAATTTTACCAGTTATCAACCAACAATTACTGCTGTCACAGTACAATCTAGTGATGCACCAGTATCTAGTTCTGAACCCCAGGTAGTTCAACAACAATCACCACAATTGTTTATACCTATAATACCAACAccaactaattttattcatcCACAACTTTATCGACCACCATACTCGCCTCGATTGCCTACTAATTTTATGCCTAATATTTCAAGTGGTCCGTATGgattacaaattttacctAGATATCCTCCTCCATTTACTTGGAGTCCTAGATATTTAATACCAAGTTACCAAAAATACCCTTATCAACAACATGCTGGAGGAACAGGAGTTAGTGATAAACCATCTCAACCTAGTGAACCTACTGAATCACAAACTCAACCTCAAACTTCTGATAAGCCAACCGAACCAAGTGGTACAGATCAGCAGTTACAACCTGAACATATTCAAGTTGAAGTGGGATCTGATGATGAAGAACCTGAAGAAGGTGCAGTTGGAGGAGCTGGAGGTGGTGATGAAGAGGAAAAAGATGGAAAAAGACGGAAAAAAAGAGtagaaaaattatcaacCTTTTTACCAGAAGTTAGAAAAtgtgataaaataacttttaTGAAAAAGACTGATACTGAAGGattgattaaaatgataTGGAAAGATTTTTATGTATCAGGGTGTGGTTTgaatataactaaatattcATTTATAGCTGATCTTGAACAATTGATATGTGATGATGAAGTTATTTATGAGCGTAAACCTGGAAAACCTTATTATAGATCAGTGTGTTATAATAATCAATTAGGTTCTTTTGTTTTTGAATCAAAAGGTggtttattattattaaggTATACGAAAGGTAAGTGGAAACCGAATAAATATAAGCACCGATGTccttttaaattatttaccacTTCCGATGGTGATGGTAATTCTGTTGAACTGACTCATGATGATTATTGTGTTGATGTAGGTACGAATGGAACAATCAGATATAGATTTtgtaatagtattaaatgTACTAAGGTTATGCTTGGAGAAGAATTAGTTTGGGAGAAAGGTGTTAATGAAGAACACCCCTTGGGACTATGTACTTCTTATAATGGGAAAGTTGTTCTTTATTTTGATGGATATAACACCATTTTTGGGAAAAGGTATAAGAAATATGCAGTATTAAGTAGTGGGAAGGaaggaaaataa
- a CDS encoding putative integral membrane protein codes for MGYYWIIDIMNLCVLYTYLILFVIIGYIHSADKYPYQASGNDGNDGNGESDGDEEENFDVIVRGIENILEEQDNYDNIETNIESILEDDGLQSESQPIPIHPQPILQPQTLTQPVNYYGPPPQPQPIIQPQPLPIHPQPLPIHPIHLTQPVVQQIGQYPHYYPIQQSIPRPIVPPYHPYGPPQSVPIPVGQIRLPVPTIQHPPSILLPILPRIATSPGFRPMGLGQLQPNVIHPGPLTQFPTPHGLQPGAFIQPVGPVVPQVEDQQTVQQTIESVQPDQSDQPSHDSIGHVAEGGLDKDKECKEIKLMKMDPKGNLVTIEYPEYRILWKDENTTKMTVNCFLEEIHCDDKCIWKHKEGKPRPKKITHNIKDNTITIICRGVCILVKNVSGTWEEIERRLPKKITFYTTDEQGNLDKLPEYYHKVDVSSSGSIKYILGPSSRCSRIDWEDKKLWERADDETYPQVVCFDLSMNLIIYFDTFVRVYGNKRGRYRQIFTKKNVRGFED; via the coding sequence ATGGGATACTATTGGATTATTGATATAATGAATTTATGTGTGTTATACACATATCTAATATTATTCGTAATAATTGGATATATACATTCTGCTGATAAATATCCTTATCAGGCAAGTGGAAATGATGGAAATGATGGAAATGGTGAAAGTGATGgtgatgaagaagaaaacTTTGATGTAATAGTAAGAGGAATCGAAAATATACTTGAAGAACAAGATAATTATGATAACATAGAAACTAATATAGAATCAATACTTGAAGATGATGGTCTACAATCGGAATCACAACCCATACCAATACATCCGCAACCAATATTACAACCTCAAACTTTAACGCAGCCTGTTAACTATTATGGGCCTCCTCCTCAACCTCAACCCATAATACAGCCTCAACCTCTACCGATACATCCTCAACCTCTACCGATACACCCGATACATTTGACACAACCTGTAGTACAACAAATAGGGCAATATCCTCATTATTACCCAATTCAACAATCAATACCTCGACCTATAGTTCCTCCATATCATCCGTATGGACCACCTCAGAGTGTGCCGATACCCGTTGGACAAATTCGTTTACCAGTTCCTACAATTCAACATCCACcaagtatattattacctATTTTACCAAGAATTGCCACTAGCCCTGGATTTAGACCAATGGGGTTAGGTCAATTACAGCCTAATGTAATTCATCCTGGACCATTAACGCAATTTCCAACTCCACACGGATTGCAGCCGGGTGCTTTTATTCAACCAGTTGGACCAGTTGTTCCACAAGTAGAAGATCAACAGACAGTACAACAAACTATCGAATCAGTCCAACCCGATCAAAGTGATCAACCAAGTCATGATTCAATTGGACATGTTGCAGAAGGTGGCTTGGACAAAGATAAAGAATGtaaagaaataaaattaatgaaaatggATCCTAAAGGAAATTTGGTTACGATTGAATATCCAGAATATAGAATTTTATGGAAAGATGAAAATACAACAAAAATGACAGTAAATTGTTTTCTCGAGGAAATACATTGTGATGATAAGTGTATTTGGAAACATAAGGAAGGAAAACCTCGTcctaaaaaaataacacATAACATTAAAGAtaacactattactattatttgtAGAGGTGTATGTATTCtagttaaaaatgttagtGGTACGTGGGAAGAGATTGAAAGAAGACTCCCaaaaaaaattacattttatacaaCAGATGAACAAGGGAACCTTGATAAACTACCAGAATACTATCATAAAGTTGATGTATCTTCATCGGGATCTATTAAGTATATTCTTGGTCCATCTTCAAGATGTTCTAGAATTGATTGggaagataaaaaattatggGAAAGAGCTGATGATGAAACGTATCCTCAAGTCGTATGTTTTGATCTAAGCATGAatcttattatttactttgATACTTTTGTTCGAGTTTATGGAAATAAAAGGGGTAGGTACAGacaaatatttactaaaaaaAATGTAAGAGGGTTCgaagattaa
- a CDS encoding SVSP family protein has product MNICVWHRSLLILILIKYVKCADKPTEQPPVSSESDSDEDDNFDVIVKGVQELLEDDDDKTAGESLVSDNVIQHGLGPLMGQGYTPPTYTPQPRQPYPQPVQQYVPGPTQHQQLPRAIHYEQIRVPRPPIFGNRVPIYQPRPPINILRPILAPPPILPSSGPKSQPEITKDKDLELIKLFKNDGEGNLVEMSGKDYCIRFRNAHKIKILFRSELEKVVFKDDTIYTHLPGKPYCTEMTYNKNNSVFVFNRKGGFLYAESRENQWRIKFRNFPEFVQIYAQDHENRQFQLTEGHYYLDLTSKGSYKFSFIPGVKCTKIVINGSVVWKKTYAEFYPIIVTVTKRLNVILHFKDYFTVFGYFKGNFRKIFTKQNIEDIDDW; this is encoded by the exons ATGAATATATGTGTATGGCACAGATCTTTACTAATACTCATACTGATAAAATACGTGAAATGTGCTGATAAGCCTACGGAACAACCTCCCGTTAGTAGTGAAAGTGACAGCGATgaagatgataattttgatgtAATAGTAAAAGGAGTCCAAGAACTTCTtgaagatgatgatgatAAAACTGCTGGAGAATCATTAGTTTCTGATAATGTGATTCAACATGGACTTGGACCTCTCATGGGTCAAGGATATACACCACCAACATATACACCCCAGCCACGCCAACCATATCCACAACCTGTACAACAGTATGTACCTGGACCAACTCAACATCAACAATTACCAAGGGCAATTCATTATGAACAAATTAGAGTACCTAGACCACCTATTTTCGGAAACAGAGTTCCAATATATCAACCAAGACCACCAATAAATATACTTAGACCAATATTAGCTCCACCACCCATACTACCCTCATCAGGTCCAAAATCACAACCAG AAATAACAAAAGATAAAGATTTAGAATTGattaaattgtttaaaaatgatgGTGAAGGAAATTTGGTTGAAATGTCTGGAAAAGACTATTGTATAAGATTCAGGAATGcacataaaattaaaattctatTCAGATCTGAACTTGAAAAGGTGGTTTTTAAGGATGacactatttatactcATTTACCTGGAAAACCGTATTGCACAGAAATGACCtataacaaaaataattctgtttttgtttttaatcGTAAAGGTGGATTTCTCTATGCTGAAAGCCGTGAAAATCAGTGGagaataaaatttagaaattttCCAGAATTTGTTCAAATTTATGCTCAAGATCATGAAAATAGACAGTTTCAACTTACTGAAGGACACTACTATCTCGATCTCACTTCAAAGGGATCttacaaattttcatttatacCAGGTGTAAAGTGTACTAAAATTGTGATTAATGGCTCTGTTGTTTGGAAAAAAACATATGCTGAATTTTATCCAATAATAGTAACTGTTACCAAAAGATTGAATGTAATTCTTCATTTTAAAGATTATTTTACTGTTTTCggatattttaaaggaaATTTTAGGAAAATATTCACCAAACAAAACATAGAAGACATCGATGATTGGTAG
- a CDS encoding SVSP family protein encodes MNKNIVYNFILIFIIIKCVKSQDNDPDQPSEDDDEEDEYNFEVSDVDEIIEEETGGLINPQYQPQYQQIEESQYPTQPQTQPQQYPGYLPESQGYQPEYQYYPGYQQQQQQYQTDTYGYYQPPAPTQQVPQQLDQYYDQYESTPQVPQHPDQYYQHYGPTTPIQPSQPQPQPQPQQQPSYQYYDPYNPTQPQQPEQYHEPSHPPQQPSYQYYEPPQPTQQPSYQHYEPSHPTQPQSTYQYYQPTTAPPPQPQVPQPQYQYYLPPPTQPQTTDDDENFYVTEHDQVHQVPSTGDPEFIYGPSQPPTQYPIPPQQTIGESTEQPIKPRKRATKRKDPRTPEKQGDEQPIKLKKPRYIKKTKHINFYKRGHLGMLVEMNESDYNVTHSDEDKTKYLFNANLEQIESDGEVVYEHLYGIPYCSSLTHSKRTNVIIITNIQGFILIKKTKGLWERTDANIPDYVTLFSEDSDGELMFLSKEHYNIIFTSNASFRYEMLPGVECHKIVVDGLVAWEKTEEDEGFPLVFYVTPKLTVKVNFEGYFKVFERRGSKYTRLFTKSSVGGSKYH; translated from the coding sequence ATGAACAAaaatattgtgtataattttatattaatatttataataataaaatgtgtcaAATCACAAGACAATGATCCTGATCAACCATCtgaagatgatgatgaagaagatgagTATAATTTTGAAGTTTCAGATGTAGATGAAATAATTGAGGAAGAAACTGGTGGACTTATCAATCCTCAATACCAAccacaatatcaacaaatAGAAGAATCTCAATATCCAACCCAACCACAGACTCAGCCCCAACAATATCCAGGATATCTACCAGAATCACAAGGATATCAACCTGAATATCAGTATTATCCAGGATATCAGCAACAACAGCAACAATATCAAACTGATACTTATGGGTATTATCAACCTCCAGCACCTACTCAACAAGTACCACAACAACTGGATCAGTACTATGATCAATATGAATCAACACCTCAGGTACCTCAACATCCAGATCAGTATTATCAGCATTATGGACCCACTACGCCTATTCAACCGAGTCAacctcaacctcaaccacAACCACAACAACAACCAAGTTATCAGTATTACGATCCTTATAATCCTactcaacctcaacaacCAGAACAGTATCATGAACCTAGTCATCCTCCACAGCAACCATCCTATCAATATTACGAACCACCTCAACCTACTCAGCAACCAAGTTATCAGCATTATGAACCTAGTCATCCTACTCAACCACAATCAACttatcagtattatcaaCCTACTACGGCTCCACCGCCTCAGCCACAAGTACCACAACCACAGtatcagtattatttaccaCCACCAACTCAACCACAAACTACAgatgatgatgaaaatttttatgtgACAGAACATGATCAAGTACATCAAGTGCCTTCTACAGGTGATCCTGAGTTTATATATGGACCAAGTCAACCGCCAACACAATATCCCATTCCACCTCAACAAACTATTGGTGAAAGTACTGAACAACCAATTAAACCGCGAAAAAGAGCAACAAAGAGAAAAGATCCTCGAACGCCAGAAAAACAAGGTGATGAACAACCGATTAAGCTAAAAAAGCCTAggtatattaaaaaaactaaacATATCAACTTTTATAAAAGAGGTCATCTGGGAATGCTTGTAGAAATGAATGAGAGTGACTATAATGTTACACATAGTGATGAAGATAAGACAAAATATCTATTCAATGCAAATCTTGAGCAGATAGAATCTGATGGTGAGGTAGTCTACGAGCATTTATACGGAATTCCATATTGTTCATCATTAACTCACAGTAAAAGAACAAACGTTATTATCATTACTAATATTCAAGggtttatattaattaaaaaaactaaagGGTTATGGGAAAGGACTGATGCTAATATCCCAGATTACGTAACATTGTTTAGTGAGGATTCTGATGGTGAACTGATGTTTTTGAGTAAAGAGCATTACAATATAATTTTCACTTCAAATGCATCCTTTAGATACGAAATGTTGCCAGGTGTAGAATGCCATAAAATAGTTGTTGACGGTCTAGTGGCATGGGAGAAAACTGAAGAGGATGAAGGTTTCCCTCTAGTTTTTTATGTTACACCAAAATTAACTGTTAAAGTTAACTTTGAAGGATATTTCAAAGTGTTTGAAAGGAGAGGTAGCAAATATACTCGCTTGTTCACTAAGTCTAGTGTCGGAGGATCTAAATATCActaa
- a CDS encoding SVSP family protein, with product MNKHIVYNFVLIFIIIQCVESQDNNPDQPADDEEDEDNFDVLDLEQIIQQRLSRFDDPQYQPQYQQLQESQYPTQPETQPQHYDYYQPELQGYHSELSYYQPQHQYYPGYQPESQGYQPEYQYYQPQPYGQYQPYEIQIQTQEPIPYYVPPQQPGQYYIPPVTQPTQQPSYQNYYPGYPPHQPSYQHQHYEPPVTQPAQQQQYYQPSQPTQTQPQLPQPQYEYYEPSHPSHTTQPQHQYYEPPQTYQPQQYYQPTTAPPPQPQLPQQQYEYYQPTTAPQTSQPEQQHYYEPTTTQTQQPEQYYDPSHPTQQQHYYEPPHTQTEVIQSEPQSPQTQSETVEDDDNFYVTEHDQPQHYVPPHTQVTKAKQPTGTQAEVIQVQQIDDEEKEKKRQQRAKLLEKLKRKIQRPDKTKPSKQQTAQPRKRKRPQTTSGDQGEEEEDEEEPIEIQSIVPIRKSSVIKLFKKDSSENLVEMTDKDYVITFDDSHKRKYKFKAYLEQIECNNEVIYVHTSGTPPYCFSLTHSKKTHIIIITKSQGFTLVRKVNGEWTRTDANIPDYVKFYKRDSGGNEVLITNNEYNIDFTSLRSFRYTFLPGTRCHKVQVKGVIAWKKTEDDDNFPEIIYVTPKFGVILKFKKYTKVFEKRGNTYQYLRTNKNLIKAKYR from the coding sequence atgaataagcatattgtttataatttcgtattaatatttataataatccaATGTGTTGAATCTCAAGACAACAATCCTGATCAACCTGctgatgatgaagaagatgaagataACTTTGATGTTTTAGATCTAGAACAAATCATTCAGCAACGACTTAGTCGTTTTGATGACCCTCAATACCAAccacaatatcaacaattacAAGAATCTCAATATCCAACCCAACCAGAGACTCAACCCCAACATTATGATTATTACCAACCTGAATTACAAGGATATCATTCAGAATTATCATATTATCAACCCCAACATCAGTATTACCCAGGATATCAACCTGAATCACAAGGATATCAACCTGAATATCAGTACtatcaacctcaaccaTATGGTCAATACCAACCATACGAAATCCAGATTCAAACTCAAGAACCAATACCATATTATGTACCACCACAGCAACCAGgtcaatattatatacctccAGTAACTCAACCTACTCAACAACCAAGTTATCAAAATTACTACCCTGGGTATCCTCCACATCAACCATCCTATCAACATCAGCATTACGAACCTCCAGTAACTCAACCTGCTCAACAAcaacagtattatcaacCTAGTCAACCTACTCAGACTCAGCCTCAACTACCACAGCCACAGTATGAGTATTATGAACCTAGTCATCCTAGTCATACTACTCAACCTCAGCATCAATATTATGAACCTCCACAAACATACCAACCAcaacagtattatcaacCTACTACGGCTCCACCGCCTCAGCCACAATTACCACAACAACAGTATGAGTATTATCAACCTACTACGGCTCCACAAACATCGCAACCAGAACAGCAACATTATTATGAACCTACTACTACTCAAACTCAACAACCAGAACAGTATTATGATCCTAGTCATCCTACCCAACAACAACATTATTATGAACCTCCCCATACTCAAACAGAAGTGATTCAGTCAGAGCCTCAGTCACCCCAAACTCAATCAGAAACTGTGGAAGACGATGATAATTTCTATGTGACAGAACATGATCAACCCCAACATTATGTGCCTCCACATACTCAAGTAACTAAAGCTAAACAACCAACTGGAACACAAGCTGAAGTTATACAAGTTCAACAGATTGATGATGAGGAAAAAGAGAAGAAGAGACAACAAAGAGCCAAGTTGttggaaaaattaaaaagaaaaataCAACGTCCGGATAAAACAAAGCCATCAAAACAACAAACTGCCCAACcaagaaaaagaaaaagaCCTCAAACTACAAGTGGAGACCAAGGTGAGGAGGAggaagatgaagaagaacCTATTGAAATACAATCAATTGTTCCAATTAGAAAATCTAGTGTAATcaaactttttaaaaaggATTCTTCAGAAAATCTTGTAGAAATGACTGATAAAGATTATGTTATAACATTTGATGATTCACATAAaagaaaatataaattcaaAGCATATCTTGAGCAAATAGAATGTAACAATGAGGTTATCTACGTACATACAAGTGGAACACCACCTTATTGTTTTTCATTAACTCATAGTAAGAAAAcacatataattataattaccAAGAGTCAAGGATTTACATTAGTAAGGAAAGTCAACGGAGAATGGACAAGAACTGATGCTAATATTCCAGATTATGTCAAATTCTACAAACGGGATTCTGGAGGGAATGAAGTTTTAATAACCaataatgaatataatattgattttacTTCACTTCGATCCTTTAGATACACATTCCTCCCAGGGACAAGATGTCATAAAGTACAAGTTAAGGGCGTGATTGCGTGGAAGAAAACtgaagatgatgataattttcCTGAAATAATTTACGTTACACCAAAATTCGGTGTTATACTTAAGTTTAAGAAATATACTAAAGTCTTCGAAAAAAGGGGTAACACGTATCAATATTTACGcactaataaaaatttaataaaagccaaatatagataa
- a CDS encoding SVSP family protein — MNKHIAYNFVLILIIIQCVKSQDNDPDQPDEEDEDNFEVLDLDKIIEQRISRFEDPRYQHYDYYQPELQEYPTQPETQPEQHDLYQSYDQYQPESQEYQPGDQYYPGYQQEHQQCQPEYQYYPGYQPEHQQYQPEQYGQYQPYETQIQTQEQQYYVPPTTQPATQAPQVTQESQTIIHSTQPTYQQHYGFYQPVQQTEQLEPEVIQVQQIDDEEKEKERQPRAQLLEKLKQKIQRPQSSQPGKRTRPQTTSGDQDEEEEDEEELVKVHPLISPKKSIHIKFFKRDSDGNLVEMTYCDYVIIYGDPNKTEYMFIVDLEQIECDDRIIYQHIDGTPYCVSLIHSKKTNVFVMTNSDGFTLVKKIRGKWTTTQEAIPDFVKMFTKNEEGKLIYLTKEKYTVTFTSNGSFRYTLIPVKWLTVWEKTDKDEEFPTG, encoded by the exons atgaaCAAGCATATTGCgtataattttgtattaataCTTATAATAATCCAATGTGTCAAATCACAAGACAATGATCCTGATCAGCCTGAcgaagaagatgaagataattttgaagttttagatctggataaaataattgaacaACGAATTAGTCGTTTTGAAGATCCTCGATATCAACATTATGATTATTACCAACCTGAATTACAAGAATATCCAACCCAACCAGAGACTCAACCCGAACAACATGATCTTTACCAATCTTATGATCAGTACCAACCTGAATCACAAGAATATCAACCTGGAGATCAGTATTATCCAGGATACCAGCAAGAACATCAACAATGTCAACCAGAATATCAGTATTATCCAGGATATCAACCAGAACATCAACAATATCAACCTGAACAATATGGTCAATACCAACCATACGAAACTCAGATACAAACTCAAGAACAACAATATTATGTGCCGCCAACTACGCAACCAGCAACTCAGGCACCTCAAGTAACCCAGGAATCTCAAACAATAATTCATTCCACTCAACCAACTTATCAACAACATTATGGATTTTATCAACCTGTACAGCAAACTGAACAGTTAGAGCCTGAAGTTATACAAGTTCAACAGATTGATGATGAGGAAAAAGAGAAAGAGAGACAGCCGAGAGCTCAATTGttggaaaaattaaaacaaaaaatacAACGTCCTCAATCGTCTCAACCAGGAAAAAGAACAAGACCTCAAACTACAAGTGGAGATCAAGATGAGGAGGAggaagatgaagaagaacTTGTTAAAGTACATCCCCTTATTTCACCTAAAAAATCTATACATatcaaattcttcaaaaGGGATTCTGATGGAAATCTTGTAGAAATGACTTATTGTGACTATGTCATTATATATGGTGATCCAAATAAAACAGAATATATGTTTATTGTAGATCTTGAGCAAATAGAATGTGACGATcgaattatttatcaacatATAGATGGAACACCGTATTGTGTGTCATTAATTCATAGTAAAAAAACGAATGTTTTTGTCATGACAAACAGTGATGGATTTACattagttaaaaaaattagagGAAAATGGACAACAACTCAAGAAGCAATTCCAGATTTTGTCAAAATGTTCACAAAAAATGAGGAGGGcaaactaatttatttgacCAAAGAAAAATATACTGTTACTTTTACTTCAAATGGATCCTTTAGATACACATTAATCCCAG TTAAATGGCTAACTGTATGGGAGAAAACTGATAAAGACGAGGAATTTCCT ACtggttaa